From the Orenia metallireducens genome, one window contains:
- the thiS gene encoding sulfur carrier protein ThiS, which translates to MKIKINGQVETLEQKVKLTEFLECKGLELDRLVIEYNKRVVGREEWEDIILKDQDSLEVLRFVGGG; encoded by the coding sequence ATGAAGATAAAGATAAATGGTCAAGTAGAGACTTTAGAGCAGAAAGTAAAACTGACAGAATTTCTAGAATGCAAAGGTCTTGAATTGGACCGCTTAGTAATTGAGTACAACAAGAGAGTTGTTGGTAGAGAAGAGTGGGAAGATATTATTTTAAAGGATCAAGATAGTTTAGAGGTTCTTAGATTTGTAGGAGGTGGGTGA
- a CDS encoding bifunctional aconitate hydratase 2/2-methylisocitrate dehydratase, which produces MEKLLPVLEAYKVKAIERKKNYGLDPRPLSKEEVEAIIEGLTLDNLSEENFVIFEEESLDKLLLRLISQEVRRGTFPSSYAKAEGLAKFVKGELSSDYLSKEDALELLDNMQGGAASVELVTLLEEGYYTEEILNILKDTVLVNPSEFNRLVALAEDNEAVKDVIKSWAEREFAQDWKLADKYQGLSIKVGNNITTGHLSPSKNADSRTDHPLHAQFIMDGREDEADFMDRLKKLKEKNDNIFFVAGSALGEGSSRKSATYTMLQVLGKPVDGEPEKKAGGVVVAKSMAPIFKISLMASAILPVICDTDSINEGDSLELDIENSKLIVNGEEELDVKLPIPFQLDKIAAGGMTYFDAGNELQKWAVKYCLDNDIDFDQSKVPAPVEKEEERVPQTLAQKIVGMNRLDGKDTILAGETAEVKIRGVFSQDTTGPMTLEEYQLMAGGDFGAEFVVQSLCHTGECPSTEDRNRHKFIDEFVTKRGGVCLETGEGIIHTIGNRFVLPTDVIVGGDSHTRTPTGVSFPAASDIIAGAMKYGKQTMTMDESVRVIFKGQPKEGITARDLVSTLVVYADKTVGKDVYTGRIIEMEGVEFLDADERYILTNAVAERSASAGTVPSDEVTIEAIKKNLDYLKSRPDAQKSPSVKDTIKAMEEYLANPVLLKGDEDADYAATIEIPLDEVNEPLVAKPHHPDNVAPLSEIAGIELDEVFIGSCVGGDLESIRAAARIVEGYKIPHEVNFVVCPASRDIYNELAQDGSLAKLTAAGATITMPGCGLCMGNKRRIGAGSTALTTTTRNYQSRIGPADSQTYLGSAHVAAMAAILGKFPTVEEYFDMFK; this is translated from the coding sequence ATGGAGAAGTTATTACCAGTACTGGAAGCTTATAAAGTAAAAGCTATAGAACGGAAGAAAAATTATGGTTTAGATCCAAGACCTCTAAGCAAAGAAGAGGTTGAAGCTATTATTGAAGGTCTAACTTTAGATAATTTGTCAGAAGAGAACTTTGTTATATTTGAAGAGGAGAGCTTAGATAAGTTATTACTAAGATTAATCTCACAAGAGGTAAGAAGGGGAACTTTCCCATCATCTTATGCAAAGGCTGAGGGATTAGCTAAGTTTGTTAAAGGTGAATTAAGCAGTGATTATCTATCTAAAGAGGATGCTTTAGAATTATTAGATAATATGCAAGGTGGAGCAGCTTCTGTAGAATTAGTTACTTTATTAGAAGAAGGTTACTATACTGAAGAGATATTAAATATACTTAAAGATACAGTCTTAGTTAACCCTTCTGAATTTAATAGATTAGTAGCTTTAGCTGAAGATAATGAAGCAGTTAAAGATGTAATTAAGAGTTGGGCAGAAAGAGAGTTTGCTCAAGACTGGAAGTTAGCTGATAAATATCAGGGGTTATCAATCAAGGTTGGAAATAATATCACTACAGGACACTTAAGTCCATCTAAGAATGCTGATAGTAGAACTGACCACCCATTACATGCACAGTTTATTATGGATGGTAGAGAAGATGAAGCAGACTTTATGGACAGGCTGAAAAAATTAAAAGAGAAAAATGATAATATCTTCTTTGTAGCAGGATCGGCACTAGGAGAGGGTTCTTCTAGAAAATCTGCTACTTATACTATGTTACAGGTCTTAGGTAAGCCAGTTGACGGAGAGCCTGAGAAGAAGGCTGGAGGGGTAGTTGTTGCTAAGAGTATGGCTCCAATCTTTAAAATCTCTTTAATGGCATCTGCTATCTTACCAGTTATCTGTGATACAGATAGTATTAATGAAGGAGATTCATTAGAATTAGATATAGAAAATAGTAAGTTAATAGTTAATGGAGAAGAAGAGTTAGATGTTAAGTTACCGATTCCTTTCCAATTAGATAAGATAGCTGCTGGGGGAATGACTTACTTTGATGCAGGTAATGAGCTACAGAAGTGGGCAGTTAAATATTGTTTAGACAATGATATTGATTTTGATCAGAGTAAAGTTCCTGCTCCAGTAGAAAAAGAAGAAGAGCGAGTACCACAGACCTTAGCTCAAAAGATTGTAGGTATGAATAGATTAGATGGAAAGGATACCATCTTAGCAGGAGAGACTGCTGAAGTAAAAATCAGAGGTGTATTCTCTCAGGACACTACTGGTCCAATGACCTTAGAAGAGTATCAATTGATGGCTGGTGGAGACTTTGGAGCTGAGTTTGTAGTACAAAGTTTATGCCATACTGGAGAATGTCCATCTACTGAAGATAGAAATAGACATAAGTTCATTGATGAATTTGTTACAAAGCGTGGTGGAGTCTGTCTAGAGACTGGAGAAGGTATCATCCATACTATCGGTAACCGCTTTGTATTACCAACAGATGTAATTGTAGGTGGAGATTCTCATACTAGAACTCCAACTGGAGTATCCTTCCCAGCAGCTTCTGATATTATTGCTGGAGCAATGAAGTATGGTAAGCAGACTATGACTATGGATGAGTCAGTTAGAGTTATCTTTAAAGGTCAACCTAAAGAAGGAATTACTGCTAGAGATTTAGTATCTACTTTGGTAGTTTATGCTGATAAGACTGTTGGTAAGGATGTTTACACTGGAAGAATTATCGAGATGGAAGGTGTAGAGTTCCTAGATGCTGATGAGAGATATATCTTAACAAATGCAGTAGCAGAAAGGAGTGCTTCTGCTGGTACTGTACCATCAGATGAAGTAACAATTGAAGCAATTAAGAAGAACTTAGATTACTTGAAATCTAGACCTGATGCTCAAAAGTCACCATCAGTAAAGGATACAATTAAAGCTATGGAAGAATATCTAGCTAACCCGGTTCTGCTTAAAGGTGATGAGGATGCTGATTATGCAGCTACTATCGAGATTCCTTTAGATGAGGTAAATGAGCCATTAGTAGCTAAGCCACACCATCCTGATAATGTAGCACCTTTATCAGAGATAGCTGGAATAGAGTTAGATGAAGTATTTATTGGTAGCTGTGTTGGTGGAGATTTAGAGAGTATTAGAGCAGCAGCTAGAATAGTAGAAGGATATAAGATACCTCATGAAGTTAACTTTGTAGTATGTCCTGCTTCAAGAGATATCTATAATGAGTTGGCTCAAGATGGTAGCCTTGCTAAATTAACAGCAGCTGGAGCTACTATTACTATGCCTGGTTGTGGACTATGTATGGGTAATAAGCGTAGAATTGGTGCAGGATCAACTGCATTAACAACTACAACAAGAAATTATCAATCTAGAATTGGACCAGCTGATTCTCAAACCTACTTAGGTAGTGCCCATGTAGCAGCTATGGCAGCTATTTTAGGTAAATTTCCTACAGTAGAAGAGTACTTTGATATGTTTAAGTAA
- a CDS encoding EamA family transporter produces the protein MSVYKNKLMISLKGNNKYLVVASGIVLSLNWLFFFQAIENTSVANATLSYYTSPALVVLLSILFLKERLNMRGAISLSLGVLGIFIMILGPNKDIDSEGITGIIYGLIQVISS, from the coding sequence ATATCAGTTTATAAAAATAAGTTAATGATATCTTTAAAAGGGAATAATAAATATTTGGTAGTAGCTTCTGGAATAGTGCTATCTCTTAACTGGTTATTCTTCTTCCAAGCAATTGAGAATACAAGTGTTGCTAATGCTACTTTAAGTTATTATACTTCACCAGCTTTGGTTGTGTTACTATCAATTTTGTTTTTAAAAGAGAGGTTAAATATGAGGGGGGCTATATCTTTAAGCTTAGGAGTATTGGGGATATTTATTATGATTTTAGGTCCTAATAAGGATATAGACTCAGAAGGTATAACAGGAATAATCTATGGTTTAATTCAAGTTATTTCTTCTTAA
- a CDS encoding B12-binding domain-containing radical SAM protein: protein MKTLLTTLNSKYIHSSLALRYIKSYCEDDFDIILEEYTINQHSDDVVAELYRQQADIIAFSCYIWNIEQILEVVSLLKKVQPEVKILLGGPEVSFDPVKTMEENYAVDYIICGEGEITFKEFLDKLSKDGDLATVKGLVYREDDKIIKNNPRPVIDDLDEIPSPYKSMEGLENKIIYFESNRGCPFNCQYCLSSTLSSVRYFSLERVKRELLKFIKAKVKQVKFVDRTFNCNQSRALEIFKFLLENKPDDHEMNFHFEITADLLSDEVIEFLAKVPKGYFQFEIGVQSTNLETLELIDRKMNFERLSEVVKRLFEPENIHLHLDLIAGLPKEDYQSFRNSFNDVYNLRPGRLQLGFLKLIKGSGLRVREREYEYVYTPMPPYEVLASKELSYSQMLKLKMIEEVLETFGNSHHFDYSIEFIEKNFYDTPFDMYESLAEFWEKKGYYRYSHKLESLYEYLQEFYREYCQAKEDLFDELLKFDLLLGRRKVDLPDFLNKYEIEDYKSKFKDFVNDEQMIKEHLPELIDLSSRQIQRQIQIETFKYNILNVIDGFTVDVEEDYTVILFNYYNESTLFNKALFKEIKI from the coding sequence ATGAAAACCTTACTTACTACATTAAATTCTAAATACATACATTCATCCCTAGCTTTAAGATATATCAAAAGCTATTGTGAGGATGACTTTGATATTATTTTAGAGGAGTATACAATTAATCAGCATAGTGATGATGTTGTAGCTGAGCTTTATCGGCAGCAGGCTGATATTATTGCATTTTCTTGTTATATCTGGAATATAGAACAGATTTTAGAGGTTGTCAGCCTTTTAAAGAAGGTACAGCCAGAAGTAAAGATTTTATTGGGAGGACCAGAGGTATCCTTTGACCCAGTTAAAACAATGGAAGAGAACTATGCAGTTGATTATATTATCTGTGGTGAGGGCGAGATTACCTTTAAAGAGTTTTTGGACAAGTTAAGTAAAGATGGAGATTTAGCTACAGTAAAAGGTTTAGTTTATAGAGAAGATGATAAGATTATCAAGAATAATCCTCGTCCCGTAATCGATGATCTAGACGAGATACCTTCTCCATATAAGAGTATGGAAGGGTTAGAGAATAAAATAATCTACTTTGAATCTAATCGTGGATGCCCTTTTAACTGCCAATATTGCTTGTCATCCACCTTATCTTCAGTGAGATATTTTTCTTTAGAGAGGGTAAAAAGAGAGTTGTTGAAATTTATCAAGGCTAAGGTTAAACAGGTTAAGTTTGTTGATAGAACCTTTAACTGTAATCAAAGCCGGGCTTTAGAGATTTTTAAGTTCTTATTAGAGAATAAGCCCGATGACCATGAGATGAACTTCCATTTTGAAATAACAGCAGATTTATTGAGTGATGAAGTAATTGAGTTTTTAGCTAAGGTACCTAAGGGATACTTCCAGTTTGAGATTGGTGTACAGTCTACCAATTTAGAAACCTTAGAGTTAATTGATCGGAAGATGAATTTTGAACGATTAAGTGAAGTGGTTAAAAGACTATTTGAACCTGAGAATATTCACTTACACTTGGATTTAATTGCTGGATTACCAAAAGAGGATTATCAGAGTTTTAGAAATTCTTTTAATGATGTCTATAACCTTAGGCCAGGAAGATTGCAGCTAGGATTTTTAAAGTTAATTAAGGGCTCTGGCTTACGTGTAAGAGAGAGAGAGTATGAATATGTTTATACTCCAATGCCACCTTATGAAGTCTTAGCAAGTAAAGAGCTAAGTTATAGTCAGATGTTAAAATTGAAGATGATAGAAGAGGTATTAGAGACATTTGGCAATTCCCATCACTTTGATTATAGTATTGAATTTATTGAAAAAAACTTTTATGATACCCCTTTTGATATGTATGAATCTTTGGCTGAATTTTGGGAGAAGAAGGGATATTATAGATATTCTCATAAGCTAGAGAGTTTATATGAGTACTTACAGGAATTTTATCGAGAATATTGTCAGGCTAAAGAGGATCTTTTTGATGAGCTATTAAAATTTGATCTATTATTAGGAAGAAGGAAGGTAGATCTGCCAGATTTCTTAAATAAATATGAGATTGAAGATTATAAATCTAAATTTAAAGATTTTGTCAATGATGAACAGATGATTAAAGAACATCTACCAGAGCTAATTGACTTAAGCTCTAGACAGATACAACGGCAGATTCAGATTGAGACCTTTAAGTACAATATTTTAAATGTTATTGATGGCTTTACTGTAGATGTAGAAGAAGATTATACAGTAATTCTCTTTAATTATTATAATGAGTCAACTTTATTTAATAAAGCGCTGTTTAAAGAGATTAAGATTTAA
- a CDS encoding AEC family transporter — protein MNFSTVFNQTLILFFLLLSGFVIKRLKVVDDHLSKNLTNVIIYLTLPALIIDSMNYDFTLERLSNLRNVFIITLGIYIIMILFSYLVIRFLPTTDKERDIFQFILIFSNAGFMGYPVVDVIFGSEGLFLAAIYNLVFNVLIWTLGVMIMSRSHQEDKGINFDELFNPGIISVGIGFLLFVFSIKLPVSISETLEILGHSTTPLSMLVVGSILAQVKVTDIFYNWKLWVISLIRLIILPIGVLAILKALPIELNSLVLGVSVILTGMPAAANTAIFAQEFGGDAALASEGVFLSTLLSVLTIPLIVYLL, from the coding sequence GTGAATTTTTCTACAGTATTTAATCAGACGTTAATTCTGTTTTTTCTTCTTTTATCAGGTTTTGTTATTAAAAGACTAAAGGTTGTTGATGATCATCTTAGTAAGAATTTAACTAATGTTATTATCTATTTAACTTTACCGGCTTTAATTATTGATTCTATGAATTATGATTTTACTTTAGAACGTTTAAGTAATCTAAGAAATGTATTTATAATAACTTTGGGTATCTATATAATTATGATTTTATTCTCTTATTTAGTGATTCGTTTTTTGCCAACTACAGATAAAGAGCGCGATATCTTTCAATTTATCTTAATATTTTCTAATGCAGGGTTTATGGGTTATCCTGTAGTTGACGTTATCTTTGGTTCTGAAGGATTATTTTTAGCAGCAATTTATAATCTAGTCTTTAATGTATTAATCTGGACTTTAGGGGTAATGATTATGAGTCGTAGCCATCAGGAAGATAAAGGGATTAATTTTGATGAGCTATTCAATCCTGGAATTATATCTGTAGGAATTGGCTTCTTATTATTTGTATTTTCAATTAAGTTACCTGTATCTATTTCAGAGACCTTAGAGATATTAGGACATTCTACGACACCTTTATCGATGTTAGTGGTAGGTTCTATTTTGGCGCAGGTTAAGGTGACAGATATCTTTTATAATTGGAAGCTGTGGGTTATTAGTTTAATTAGATTAATTATATTGCCTATTGGTGTACTAGCTATCTTAAAAGCATTACCTATAGAATTAAATTCATTGGTTTTAGGTGTATCAGTAATCTTAACTGGGATGCCTGCTGCTGCTAATACGGCTATCTTTGCTCAAGAGTTTGGTGGTGATGCTGCTTTAGCTTCTGAAGGGGTATTTCTAAGTACATTGTTATCAGTTTTAACTATCCCCTTAATAGTATATCTATTGTAG
- a CDS encoding CBS domain-containing protein, which yields MQIRDIMTSDVSTVAPNSTVNEAAQIMKNLNVGAVPVTNGAQPVGIITDRDIAIRNTAVNGNANDQVQNCMSSNLVYGNPEMSVEEAAQLMAENQIRRLPIVENGNLVGIVALGDLAVQDKSDMEAGNALSSISVPSKPQK from the coding sequence ATGCAAATCAGAGATATTATGACTAGTGATGTATCCACTGTTGCTCCTAACTCTACTGTAAATGAAGCAGCACAGATTATGAAAAATCTTAATGTAGGTGCTGTTCCAGTTACTAATGGAGCTCAACCTGTAGGTATTATCACAGATCGTGACATTGCTATACGTAATACTGCTGTAAATGGAAATGCTAATGATCAAGTACAAAATTGTATGTCTAGTAATTTGGTTTATGGTAATCCTGAAATGAGTGTAGAGGAGGCTGCTCAGCTGATGGCAGAAAACCAAATTAGACGATTACCAATTGTTGAGAATGGAAACCTAGTGGGTATTGTTGCTTTAGGAGATTTAGCTGTACAAGATAAGAGTGATATGGAAGCAGGTAATGCATTATCAAGTATTTCTGTTCCAAGTAAACCTCAGAAATAG
- a CDS encoding SDR family oxidoreductase: MLKEKVTIVTGAGSGLGRAMTLLFAKEGAKVILVVRRADKLEETADLIREDEGYVDVFIADISVYEEVKRLFRFVKAEYYRVDILVNNAEVGHFGELDDLSLEDINQMIDTNLKGTIFCSQQALKLMKEEERGQIINIISTAGKRGKAKESVYSASKFGVSGFTKSLQQDLKGSKIKVIGIYMGEIATPFWEDIRDDTTSFMPPEDVARVVLDVLNKPEGIVII, translated from the coding sequence ATGTTAAAAGAGAAGGTTACAATAGTTACTGGAGCAGGAAGTGGTTTGGGTAGAGCTATGACACTTTTGTTTGCTAAAGAGGGTGCTAAAGTTATATTGGTTGTAAGAAGAGCAGATAAGCTAGAAGAAACAGCTGACTTGATTAGAGAAGATGAGGGCTATGTGGATGTATTTATTGCTGATATTAGTGTCTATGAGGAAGTAAAGAGACTATTTAGATTTGTGAAGGCAGAATATTATCGGGTTGATATTCTAGTTAATAATGCTGAAGTAGGTCACTTTGGGGAATTAGATGATTTGTCATTAGAGGATATTAATCAGATGATAGATACTAATTTAAAAGGAACTATATTTTGTAGCCAACAGGCTTTAAAGCTGATGAAGGAAGAAGAGAGAGGACAGATTATTAATATTATCTCTACAGCAGGTAAAAGAGGAAAAGCCAAAGAGAGTGTATATTCTGCTAGTAAATTTGGGGTGAGTGGATTTACTAAGAGTCTACAGCAAGACTTAAAAGGGAGTAAGATTAAGGTAATTGGAATTTATATGGGAGAAATAGCAACACCTTTCTGGGAAGACATTAGAGATGATACTACATCTTTTATGCCTCCTGAGGATGTAGCTAGGGTTGTTTTGGATGTTTTAAATAAGCCTGAAGGGATTGTTATTATCTGA
- a CDS encoding methyl-accepting chemotaxis protein yields the protein MNKLKQLIKKLKIKDNKIVKSLVNYLTKILASTTIVRQVQVGFLLLIIVSLLTGGIIWYNTNQISQRVNEIEDDVIPVVKLNSQISKESMIKQINIYRWYIDLMGTNTLKLFNDNGLLEKYVNELGEHIKDEEMKDKLDKIAALNSEFKAKTDELIISDKLENQRKMQLKTIDGQLMLGMNIANNDLNKMVWNKLDENIRKVIDYADGIKKRVIVIVMLSLFIGVILGVVISYGVSNLTAIIKKRTKDAASKVKTVTDTSQEMEAIADEVDNEITQAFAVIKDLISGNVEVATAVEKVTVSLQEVQGGVNKLSQQAKLISNAGKDTYQSIENTSQKIESGTRIVHKTADTMQELRRSADKIGKISDRIMQITDQTNLLALNAAIEAARAGEHGRGFAVVAEEIKALATESIEATKEVKGITQEIEGVVEAAVAVMSKSKDSSQESIIDIFDEINRLSNQVEEKMKAVMSSSENQVISSEQLSSVVEEISASSEEVSAQTEETLNSAEKIKDLMTEVTHAITNLYFKIKEGSEVSQEQLEAINQVVEANNRLKK from the coding sequence ATGAATAAATTAAAACAACTTATAAAGAAGTTGAAGATAAAGGATAATAAAATTGTCAAAAGCTTAGTAAATTATTTGACCAAGATATTAGCTAGTACGACAATTGTTAGACAGGTTCAAGTAGGATTTCTGTTATTGATAATAGTTAGTCTATTAACGGGAGGAATAATTTGGTACAACACAAATCAGATTAGTCAAAGAGTTAATGAAATAGAAGACGATGTAATACCTGTTGTTAAATTAAATTCTCAAATTTCTAAAGAATCGATGATAAAACAGATTAATATTTATCGCTGGTATATTGATTTAATGGGTACTAATACTTTAAAATTATTTAACGATAATGGGCTTCTAGAGAAATATGTTAATGAGTTGGGAGAACATATAAAAGACGAAGAGATGAAAGATAAGTTAGATAAGATTGCTGCTTTGAATTCAGAATTTAAGGCTAAAACTGATGAGTTGATAATTAGTGACAAGCTAGAGAATCAAAGAAAGATGCAATTAAAAACGATAGATGGTCAACTTATGTTAGGTATGAATATAGCTAATAATGATTTAAACAAGATGGTTTGGAATAAGTTGGATGAAAATATTAGAAAGGTTATAGATTATGCTGATGGTATAAAAAAGAGGGTAATCGTAATAGTGATGTTGAGTCTTTTTATTGGAGTTATATTAGGAGTTGTTATCTCTTATGGGGTTAGCAATTTAACTGCTATAATTAAGAAAAGGACAAAAGATGCTGCTAGTAAAGTAAAGACTGTAACTGATACATCTCAAGAGATGGAAGCGATTGCTGATGAGGTCGATAATGAGATTACTCAAGCTTTTGCTGTGATTAAAGATTTAATTTCTGGAAATGTCGAAGTAGCTACAGCTGTAGAAAAAGTAACAGTATCTTTACAAGAGGTGCAAGGAGGGGTTAACAAATTATCTCAACAGGCTAAGCTGATTTCCAATGCAGGTAAAGATACTTATCAGAGTATAGAGAATACAAGTCAGAAGATAGAGTCAGGAACTAGAATTGTTCATAAAACTGCTGATACAATGCAAGAGTTAAGAAGAAGTGCTGATAAGATAGGAAAAATCTCTGATAGGATTATGCAAATCACAGATCAGACGAATTTATTGGCTCTAAATGCTGCTATTGAAGCTGCAAGGGCTGGTGAGCATGGCAGAGGATTTGCTGTGGTAGCAGAAGAGATTAAGGCATTAGCAACTGAAAGTATAGAGGCTACCAAAGAGGTTAAAGGTATTACTCAAGAGATTGAAGGGGTTGTAGAAGCCGCTGTTGCTGTAATGAGTAAGTCTAAAGATAGCTCTCAGGAGAGCATTATAGATATTTTTGATGAAATCAATAGATTGTCAAATCAAGTTGAAGAGAAGATGAAAGCGGTGATGTCTTCTTCTGAAAATCAGGTTATCTCTAGTGAACAACTCAGCTCAGTAGTTGAAGAGATTTCAGCTTCTAGTGAAGAGGTCTCTGCTCAAACTGAAGAGACTTTAAATTCAGCTGAAAAGATAAAGGATTTAATGACTGAGGTAACTCACGCAATTACTAATTTATACTTTAAGATTAAAGAAGGGTCGGAAGTTTCTCAAGAACAATTAGAGGCTATCAATCAGGTAGTAGAAGCTAACAATAGATTGAAAAAATAA
- a CDS encoding thiazole synthase, giving the protein MEDKLIIGGVELESRLFTGTGKFPSKEVIRETLEASNSQVVTMALRRVDFDNPEENVINYIPDNFTLLPNTSGARTAEEVVRIARIAKAAGCGNWIKIEAISDNKYLMPDNQETIKATEILAKEGFVVLPYVSPDLMVAKRLEEVGAAAVMPLGAPIGSNRGLKTKELIRILIDEINLPIIVDAGIGKPSHAAEAMEMGADAVLVNTAIATASDPVKMAQAFDYAVQAGRIAYLAGLGAVKDYASASSPLTGFLKGE; this is encoded by the coding sequence ATGGAAGATAAATTAATAATTGGTGGAGTAGAGTTAGAAAGTAGATTGTTCACTGGAACAGGTAAATTTCCTAGTAAGGAGGTTATTAGAGAGACTTTAGAAGCATCTAACTCTCAAGTAGTGACCATGGCTTTGCGTAGAGTTGATTTTGATAATCCAGAAGAGAATGTGATTAATTATATTCCAGATAACTTTACTTTGTTACCTAATACTTCTGGAGCTAGAACGGCTGAGGAAGTAGTAAGAATAGCTAGAATTGCTAAGGCAGCAGGTTGTGGAAACTGGATAAAGATTGAGGCGATTTCTGATAATAAGTATCTAATGCCAGATAACCAAGAGACGATTAAAGCAACAGAGATTTTGGCTAAAGAAGGCTTTGTTGTACTTCCTTATGTTAGTCCAGATTTAATGGTAGCTAAGAGATTAGAAGAGGTAGGTGCAGCAGCAGTAATGCCTTTAGGGGCTCCAATTGGTTCTAATAGGGGTTTAAAGACTAAAGAGTTAATTAGAATCTTGATTGATGAAATTAATCTACCAATAATTGTAGATGCTGGTATAGGAAAGCCTTCCCATGCTGCTGAAGCGATGGAGATGGGGGCAGATGCAGTACTGGTTAATACAGCTATTGCTACAGCTAGTGATCCAGTGAAGATGGCACAAGCCTTTGATTATGCAGTTCAAGCAGGAAGAATAGCCTATCTAGCTGGATTAGGAGCAGTCAAAGATTATGCTTCAGCTTCATCACCATTAACAGGATTCTTAAAAGGAGAGTAG
- a CDS encoding chemotaxis protein CheW — MGTINQFIIFKLASEEFGVEITKVQEILKPQPVTKLPQAADFIEGITNLRGDIITIIDLRKRLDFPLDNEGEDRILVVKINDIDVGFIVDDASEVIRIEEEQIVAPKKGIAGIKTEYLEGIAKLEKRLIILLDLDKILTTEEQIKIEEITESHQ; from the coding sequence ATGGGAACTATAAATCAATTTATTATCTTTAAGTTAGCTTCTGAAGAATTTGGAGTAGAGATTACTAAGGTGCAGGAGATCCTTAAGCCACAACCAGTCACTAAATTGCCTCAAGCAGCAGACTTTATTGAAGGTATTACTAACCTTAGAGGTGATATTATCACTATTATTGATTTAAGAAAGAGATTGGACTTTCCCCTTGATAATGAAGGAGAAGATAGAATTTTAGTTGTTAAGATTAATGATATAGATGTTGGCTTTATAGTAGATGATGCTTCTGAGGTAATCAGAATTGAAGAAGAGCAGATTGTTGCTCCTAAGAAAGGAATAGCAGGAATTAAGACTGAATATTTAGAAGGGATTGCTAAGTTAGAAAAAAGGTTAATTATTCTATTAGATCTTGATAAGATTCTGACCACTGAAGAGCAGATTAAGATAGAGGAGATAACAGAAAGTCATCAATAA
- a CDS encoding GerAB/ArcD/ProY family transporter, with protein sequence MSYLGICTMMGMYIPICNKVENGLLAKFVASGIGSFIVVLLLISIVANFGIQLSKNAPFISLQFMRIIKIGDFLQCLEILWVIMSMGAGIMTVANLIWASSLGIAQITKADTYKPFILPVILISLPIHQFRQF encoded by the coding sequence TTGAGCTACTTAGGTATCTGTACTATGATGGGAATGTATATTCCTATTTGTAATAAAGTAGAGAATGGTTTATTAGCGAAGTTTGTTGCTAGCGGTATAGGTTCTTTTATAGTAGTATTACTACTTATAAGTATAGTTGCAAACTTTGGAATTCAACTCTCAAAAAATGCGCCTTTTATTAGTTTGCAGTTTATGAGAATAATAAAAATAGGAGATTTCCTACAGTGTTTAGAAATATTATGGGTAATAATGAGTATGGGAGCAGGAATAATGACAGTAGCTAACTTAATATGGGCCAGTAGTTTGGGAATAGCTCAAATTACAAAAGCAGACACTTATAAGCCATTTATTTTACCAGTTATATTAATCTCTTTACCTATCCATCAATTCCGACAATTTTAA